In Oncorhynchus kisutch isolate 150728-3 linkage group LG7, Okis_V2, whole genome shotgun sequence, one DNA window encodes the following:
- the LOC109894179 gene encoding cyclin-dependent kinase 2-associated protein 2-like: MSYKPIAPAPSGSNHTPPGSSVPSPSLPSNFRPAFSDFGPPSMGFVQPVKVSQGSTYSELLSVIEEMSREIRPTYAGSKSAMERLKRGIIHARALVRECLAETERSART; encoded by the exons ATGAGCTACAAACCCATCGCCCCTGCTCCGTCCGGCTCCAACCACACCCCGCCAG GCTCCAGTGTGCCCTCCCCCTCACTCCCCTCCAACTTCAGACCAGCGTTCAGTGATTTCGGCCCGCCGTCGATGGGCTTCGTTCAG ccagTGAAAGTGTCTCAGGGCTCAACCTACAGCGAGCTGCTGTCAGTTATCGAGGAGATGAGTCGCGAGATCCGCCCCACCTACGCCGGGAGCAAGAGCGCCATGGAGAGGCTAAAGAGAG GTATCATTCACGCGAGGGCGCTGGTCAGGGAGTGTCTggcggagacagagaggagcgctCGCACATAA